A window of Sphingobacterium sp. SRCM116780 contains these coding sequences:
- a CDS encoding DUF6814 family protein, producing MDNLKKILGLVWIALALFTAYFCLFELAIPKIKVGHQEDLVFGIIIMFILTPIISMGLGLFGYYALCGEYAKERT from the coding sequence ATGGATAATCTAAAAAAAATATTAGGTCTCGTTTGGATTGCATTAGCCTTGTTTACGGCTTATTTTTGCCTATTCGAACTTGCAATACCCAAAATAAAAGTTGGACATCAGGAAGATTTAGTCTTCGGAATTATCATCATGTTCATTTTAACTCCGATTATCTCCATGGGCTTAGGGTTGTTTGGTTACTATGCCCTTTGTGGAGAGTATGCAAAAGAGAGGACTTAA
- the accD gene encoding acetyl-CoA carboxylase, carboxyltransferase subunit beta, whose protein sequence is MSWFKRDKAGISTATENKKEAPDGMWNKCPSCKKPLLNLEQIENNYVCQYCGYHLRIGSAAYFSIIFDNNEFTELFPTLSSGDPINFFDSKPYSERLKESQVKTGLVDAIRSGHGKIDGQDLVIACMDFNFIGGSMGSVVGEKIARSIDYCIKHKIPFMLISKSGGARMMEAAFSLMQMAKTSAKLALLAKAGLPYVCLLTDPTTGGVTASYAMLGDINFAEPGALIGFAGPRVIKETIKKDLPKGFQTSEFVLEHGFLDFIVDRRELKQKVSTYLRLVK, encoded by the coding sequence ATGAGTTGGTTTAAAAGAGATAAAGCCGGAATTAGCACGGCAACAGAAAATAAGAAAGAGGCTCCAGACGGAATGTGGAACAAATGTCCCTCATGTAAAAAACCGTTATTGAACCTTGAACAAATTGAAAACAACTACGTTTGTCAATACTGTGGATATCATCTTAGAATTGGTTCTGCAGCCTATTTTTCCATCATTTTTGATAACAACGAGTTTACAGAATTATTCCCTACACTAAGCTCAGGTGATCCTATCAACTTCTTCGATTCAAAACCTTACAGCGAACGATTAAAAGAAAGCCAAGTAAAAACAGGTTTGGTAGATGCTATCCGTTCTGGTCATGGTAAAATCGACGGACAAGATCTTGTCATTGCTTGTATGGACTTCAACTTTATTGGAGGTTCTATGGGATCAGTTGTTGGTGAAAAAATTGCCCGTTCTATTGATTACTGTATCAAACATAAAATTCCTTTTATGTTGATCTCTAAATCTGGTGGAGCACGTATGATGGAAGCGGCATTTTCATTAATGCAGATGGCTAAAACCTCTGCCAAATTAGCCTTATTAGCAAAAGCAGGATTACCTTATGTCTGCTTACTAACAGATCCAACGACAGGAGGGGTAACCGCTTCATATGCCATGCTAGGCGATATCAATTTTGCTGAACCTGGTGCATTAATTGGTTTTGCAGGCCCACGTGTGATTAAAGAAACAATCAAAAAAGATCTTCCAAAAGGATTTCAAACTTCTGAATTCGTTTTAGAACATGGTTTCTTAGACTTCATCGTAGACAGAAGAGAATTAAAACAAAAAGTTTCGACTTACTTGAGATTGGTTAAATAA
- a CDS encoding MerR family transcriptional regulator yields MPYKEREINKLYYTMGEVTELFQVNASQIRFYEREFDIIQPKKNKKGNRLFTQDDIANLKIIFNLVKDKGYTLQGAREYLRTNKSEAKENQRVIDSLEKLKSFLMEVRDSL; encoded by the coding sequence ATGCCTTACAAAGAGCGCGAAATTAATAAATTATATTATACGATGGGGGAAGTGACAGAGCTATTTCAAGTCAATGCTTCGCAAATTCGTTTTTATGAGCGTGAATTTGATATTATTCAACCCAAAAAGAATAAAAAAGGGAACCGTCTTTTCACACAGGATGATATTGCTAATTTGAAAATCATTTTCAATCTCGTAAAAGATAAAGGCTATACCTTACAAGGTGCGCGCGAATATCTCCGTACAAATAAATCAGAGGCAAAAGAGAACCAACGTGTTATTGACTCCTTAGAGAAATTAAAAAGTTTCTTAATGGAAGTACGGGATAGCTTGTAG
- a CDS encoding metallophosphoesterase family protein: MTKIGLISDTHAYLDQAVFKYFEHCDEIWHIGDFGSIAIADELEAFKPLRAVYGNIDGQDIRIRFPEDLRFKCEEVDVWLTHIGGYPGRYAPRIKKLITENPPQLFITGHSHILKVMYDQKLKCLHLNPGAAGKQGWHKVRTLMRFDIDGSKIENLEIIELAER, translated from the coding sequence ATGACAAAGATTGGATTAATTTCAGATACACATGCTTATTTGGATCAAGCGGTATTCAAGTATTTTGAACACTGTGATGAAATCTGGCATATTGGGGACTTTGGAAGTATAGCTATCGCTGATGAATTGGAAGCTTTTAAACCATTGCGGGCTGTATATGGGAATATTGATGGTCAAGATATCCGAATACGATTTCCTGAAGATCTACGGTTCAAATGTGAAGAAGTGGATGTTTGGTTAACGCACATTGGAGGTTATCCGGGGAGATATGCTCCAAGGATCAAGAAATTGATAACAGAAAATCCTCCACAGTTATTTATTACGGGGCATTCTCATATATTGAAGGTGATGTACGATCAAAAATTGAAATGTCTACACCTCAATCCAGGAGCTGCAGGAAAGCAGGGATGGCACAAAGTCAGAACGCTGATGCGTTTTGATATTGATGGCAGTAAAATCGAAAATTTGGAAATTATTGAACTCGCTGAAAGATAA
- a CDS encoding tRNA1(Val) (adenine(37)-N6)-methyltransferase, which translates to MASIFQFKEFAVDQTDCAMKINTDAVLLASLVDVGESKRILDIGTGTGVIALMLAQRCTESQVVAVEIDSAAAQRAQENFRNSRFHDRMKLHACAFQELADEDTFDFIISNPPFYTDSLHNPDARKKLARHTNLEFFDELFQFCSQYLSTKGKLALILPTLLADELTEMAKSIDLNLQQEILIRSFDGGEVIRKIILFEMGYTGAIASTEFIIYQEKGMHSEGYKAALKPYFLAF; encoded by the coding sequence ATGGCTTCTATATTTCAATTTAAAGAGTTTGCGGTAGATCAAACGGATTGTGCGATGAAAATCAACACCGATGCTGTGCTATTGGCTTCATTGGTCGATGTTGGTGAATCTAAGCGTATATTAGATATTGGGACAGGGACTGGAGTAATTGCATTGATGTTAGCACAACGTTGTACTGAAAGTCAGGTGGTTGCTGTTGAAATTGATTCTGCTGCTGCCCAAAGAGCTCAGGAGAATTTTAGGAACTCACGCTTTCATGATCGAATGAAACTTCATGCTTGCGCTTTTCAGGAACTCGCTGATGAAGATACTTTTGATTTTATTATTTCCAATCCACCTTTTTATACCGATTCTTTGCACAATCCAGATGCGAGAAAAAAATTGGCTAGACATACCAATTTGGAATTTTTTGACGAGTTATTTCAATTTTGTTCTCAATATTTAAGTACAAAAGGAAAATTAGCATTAATATTACCAACGTTGTTGGCTGATGAATTAACAGAAATGGCAAAATCTATTGACTTAAATCTGCAGCAAGAGATCCTGATTCGCTCCTTTGACGGGGGAGAAGTAATCCGGAAAATTATCCTTTTTGAAATGGGATACACAGGTGCAATTGCTAGTACTGAATTTATTATTTATCAAGAAAAAGGTATGCATTCGGAAGGATATAAAGCTGCTTTGAAACCTTATTTTTTAGCGTTTTAA
- the mutS gene encoding DNA mismatch repair protein MutS, translating to MKQALAKAEKKVTPLMQQYNAIKVKYPGALLLFRVGDFYETFGEDAIKAASILGIVQTKRGNGTESETALAGFPHHSLETYLPKLVRAGQRVAICDQLEDPKQTKTIVKRGVTELITPGVSYSDNIVQQKSNNYLASIYFEKTQIGVSFLDISTGEFLVAQGTQSYIDKLLQGFKPTEIIMAKKQAKEFAELFGNQYYTYTLDEWPYTGDFATENLLKHFDVNSMKGFGIDRMSVAVVAAGVALHYLNETEHRNLQHISNISRIEEDRHMWLDRFTVRNLELIGSANENATTLSDVLDQTASPMGARLLKRWIVMPLKDRKSIQERLDVVAYFSEHKELRDELIQEIKQVGDLERLISKIGLLKASPREIVQLKRALYAIEKLKKLTNQNDSEALRVIAEQLDTCSIIRDQIEKEVYPEPPVALNKGNVIANGVDDELDRLRKISFGGKDYLIEIQKREADATGIPSLKIAFNNVFGYYLEVTNTHRDKVPSGWMRKQTLVNAERYITEELKEYEDQILGAEEKIQVIENRLYAELLVAIAAYIKPIQLNAQLLAKLDVLLNFSVIAEKNYYVQPEISESKILDIKGGRHPVIEKKMAIGEDYITNDVYLDNETQQIIIITGPNMAGKSALLRQTALIVLMAQIGSFVPVKEAKIGLVDKIFTRVGASDNLSSGESTFMVEMNETASIMNNLSDRSLILLDEIGRGTSTYDGISIAWAIAEFLHNHPTAKAKTLFATHYHELNELTNSMPRIKNYNVTVKEVNNKVIFLRKLVPGGSEHSFGIHVAKLAGMPSKLLSRANEILKRLEQERTGGEQIKDSMRKIQKQAYQLQMFSIDDPVLEKIRDMLNNLDVNTLTPVEALMKLDEIQRLLKN from the coding sequence ATGAAACAAGCGTTGGCAAAGGCAGAAAAAAAGGTAACTCCATTAATGCAGCAATATAATGCGATCAAGGTAAAATATCCTGGAGCGCTGTTGTTGTTCCGTGTAGGTGATTTTTATGAAACATTTGGCGAAGATGCAATCAAAGCAGCCAGTATTTTAGGAATCGTTCAAACAAAAAGAGGAAATGGAACGGAATCTGAAACTGCTTTGGCGGGTTTCCCTCATCATTCTTTGGAAACTTATTTACCGAAATTAGTTCGTGCTGGTCAACGTGTTGCGATCTGTGATCAATTGGAAGATCCGAAGCAGACCAAAACAATTGTCAAACGTGGAGTGACGGAGTTAATTACTCCAGGTGTGTCATATAGTGATAATATTGTACAGCAAAAGTCCAATAATTATTTAGCGTCTATTTATTTTGAAAAAACACAGATCGGAGTTTCTTTCTTAGATATTTCTACAGGTGAATTTTTGGTTGCGCAAGGAACTCAATCTTATATTGATAAGTTGTTGCAAGGTTTTAAGCCGACAGAAATCATTATGGCCAAGAAGCAAGCGAAGGAGTTTGCGGAGCTTTTTGGTAATCAATATTATACGTATACCCTTGATGAATGGCCTTATACAGGTGATTTTGCCACAGAGAATTTATTGAAGCATTTCGATGTCAATTCGATGAAAGGTTTTGGTATTGATCGTATGTCTGTAGCCGTTGTCGCTGCAGGTGTGGCGTTACACTACCTGAATGAAACAGAACATCGTAATCTACAGCATATTTCTAATATATCCCGTATTGAAGAAGATCGTCATATGTGGTTGGATCGTTTTACAGTTCGTAATCTGGAATTGATCGGTTCTGCGAATGAGAATGCAACAACTTTATCGGATGTGCTCGATCAAACGGCTTCTCCCATGGGAGCGCGCTTATTAAAACGCTGGATTGTGATGCCTTTGAAAGACCGTAAGTCTATTCAGGAGCGTCTGGATGTGGTAGCCTACTTTTCGGAGCATAAAGAGTTGCGTGATGAATTGATTCAGGAAATCAAACAAGTAGGGGATTTGGAAAGGTTGATTTCAAAAATCGGTCTTCTGAAAGCTTCTCCTCGAGAGATTGTGCAATTGAAACGTGCGCTATATGCGATTGAGAAATTGAAGAAATTGACCAATCAAAACGATTCTGAAGCTTTAAGAGTGATTGCAGAACAGTTGGATACTTGTTCTATCATTCGTGATCAGATTGAAAAAGAAGTATATCCTGAACCTCCTGTAGCGCTCAATAAAGGTAATGTGATTGCTAATGGAGTAGATGATGAATTGGATCGTTTACGAAAAATCTCTTTCGGTGGAAAAGATTATTTGATAGAAATTCAAAAAAGAGAAGCAGATGCAACAGGAATTCCTTCGCTTAAAATTGCTTTTAATAATGTCTTTGGTTACTATTTGGAGGTGACGAATACACATCGTGATAAAGTACCCTCAGGATGGATGCGTAAGCAGACTTTAGTAAATGCAGAACGCTACATTACAGAAGAATTAAAGGAATATGAAGATCAGATTTTAGGTGCGGAAGAGAAGATTCAAGTCATTGAAAACCGACTGTATGCCGAATTGCTGGTTGCTATTGCTGCTTATATCAAACCGATTCAATTGAATGCGCAATTACTGGCCAAATTGGATGTACTCTTAAATTTTTCTGTTATTGCAGAGAAAAATTATTACGTTCAACCAGAAATCTCGGAGAGTAAAATTTTAGATATTAAAGGTGGGCGTCATCCTGTTATCGAAAAGAAAATGGCTATTGGTGAGGACTATATCACGAATGATGTCTATCTTGATAATGAGACGCAGCAAATCATCATCATTACGGGTCCCAATATGGCAGGTAAGTCTGCTCTTTTACGTCAGACTGCGCTCATTGTTTTGATGGCTCAGATCGGCTCTTTTGTTCCTGTAAAAGAAGCGAAGATTGGTCTTGTTGACAAAATTTTTACCCGTGTGGGCGCTTCTGATAATCTGTCTTCGGGTGAGTCTACCTTTATGGTTGAAATGAATGAGACAGCAAGTATCATGAACAACCTCTCGGATAGAAGTTTAATCCTATTGGACGAAATAGGTCGTGGTACCAGTACCTATGATGGTATATCAATCGCTTGGGCTATTGCCGAGTTTTTACATAATCACCCTACAGCGAAAGCGAAAACATTATTTGCAACACATTATCATGAGCTGAATGAATTGACAAATTCGATGCCTCGTATCAAAAATTATAATGTGACGGTCAAAGAGGTTAATAATAAGGTTATATTCTTGCGGAAACTGGTTCCTGGTGGTTCTGAACATAGTTTTGGTATTCACGTAGCCAAACTCGCAGGTATGCCTTCAAAATTACTTAGTCGTGCCAATGAGATACTAAAAAGATTGGAACAGGAACGCACAGGAGGGGAGCAGATCAAGGATAGTATGCGTAAGATTCAAAAGCAAGCCTATCAACTGCAAATGTTCTCTATTGATGATCCTGTGTTAGAGAAAATACGTGATATGTTGAATAATTTAGATGTCAACACCTTGACACCAGTAGAAGCCTTGATGAAGTTGGATGAAATCCAACGGTTATTGAAGAATTAG
- the mtgA gene encoding monofunctional biosynthetic peptidoglycan transglycosylase has protein sequence MAIKRSNKIKKKTTPIGWQKKLKMWSIRIGIAIFVLPIFWVLALKIINPPITWLMIQRGFELKAAGKGFKLEKDWLSYDEISDNLKRAAIAGEDSHFLTHWGFDTDAIQKAIEKNKDGKNLRGGSTISQQVAKNVFLWPKRSWLRKGLETYFTVLIEALWSKKRILEVYLNVIEMGQGIYGAEAASQYYFKKSGASLSKKQAALIIAILPNPRQWDARNPSVYVNHRANSIVRYIDHYQIPE, from the coding sequence ATGGCCATTAAAAGATCGAATAAGATCAAGAAAAAAACAACTCCTATAGGTTGGCAAAAGAAGCTAAAAATGTGGTCAATACGTATCGGTATTGCTATTTTTGTGCTTCCTATATTTTGGGTATTGGCGCTTAAAATTATCAATCCTCCGATCACATGGCTCATGATACAACGAGGATTTGAACTCAAAGCTGCTGGTAAAGGCTTTAAGTTAGAAAAAGATTGGTTGAGTTATGATGAAATATCTGATAATCTAAAACGTGCTGCGATTGCTGGTGAAGATTCCCATTTTTTAACACATTGGGGATTTGATACCGATGCCATTCAAAAGGCCATAGAAAAAAATAAAGATGGGAAAAATCTACGTGGCGGCAGTACCATCAGCCAACAGGTAGCAAAAAATGTATTCTTATGGCCTAAAAGATCATGGTTAAGAAAAGGATTGGAAACGTATTTCACGGTCTTGATCGAAGCACTTTGGAGCAAAAAGAGAATATTGGAAGTATACCTCAATGTCATCGAAATGGGACAAGGCATATATGGAGCTGAAGCAGCTTCGCAATACTACTTCAAAAAATCAGGTGCGAGCCTATCCAAAAAGCAAGCGGCGTTGATTATCGCTATCCTTCCGAATCCAAGACAATGGGATGCCCGTAATCCATCGGTATATGTCAACCACAGAGCAAATAGCATTGTTCGGTATATTGATCATTATCAGATTCCAGAATAA
- a CDS encoding ABC transporter ATPase: MTSAWVYQSNRFFTNEEAVLIQEKLTDFAAGWKVHGEPLSAQAVVKDNLFIVLSVDEQLAAASGCSIDSSVRFLKSLEEEFNIQLFDRMNVAYKKNDQLLLATRDEFEDLVKTGAIEATTFVFDNTITSLDALRDKWEIPFAESWHKRVFG; encoded by the coding sequence ATGACAAGTGCGTGGGTTTATCAATCGAATCGTTTCTTTACCAATGAAGAAGCGGTATTGATTCAGGAAAAATTAACTGATTTTGCAGCAGGATGGAAAGTTCATGGAGAACCTTTATCGGCACAAGCAGTTGTGAAAGATAATTTATTTATTGTGCTTTCTGTTGACGAGCAGCTAGCTGCAGCTTCTGGTTGTTCTATTGATAGTTCTGTTCGCTTTCTTAAAAGCTTAGAGGAAGAATTTAATATTCAACTTTTTGATCGGATGAATGTCGCTTATAAAAAGAATGATCAACTTCTTTTGGCGACAAGAGATGAGTTTGAAGATTTAGTTAAAACAGGTGCCATTGAGGCTACTACCTTTGTGTTTGATAATACGATAACTTCTTTAGATGCCCTAAGAGATAAATGGGAAATTCCATTTGCTGAAAGTTGGCATAAGCGCGTGTTTGGATAA
- a CDS encoding DUF420 domain-containing protein: protein MEQTVEEKKYNKWIIILSVVIPLVVAALFGVNLRKLGYDVQPLSFLPPIYATINGITAILLVWAVAVIRKGNRKLHERLIKICVCCSVAFLGMYVAYHMTSNSTPYGGEGILRPIYFFILISHIVLSVIIIPFVLITYVRGITGSYERHKKIARITYPMWLYVAVTGVIVYLMISPYYIH, encoded by the coding sequence ATGGAACAGACTGTAGAAGAAAAAAAATATAACAAGTGGATCATTATTTTATCGGTTGTGATTCCGCTTGTCGTAGCCGCTTTGTTTGGTGTTAATTTGCGAAAATTGGGTTATGATGTACAGCCTTTAAGTTTTTTACCACCAATATATGCGACTATAAATGGGATTACGGCTATTTTATTGGTTTGGGCTGTGGCAGTTATTAGAAAAGGAAATAGAAAATTACATGAAAGATTAATTAAAATCTGTGTTTGTTGTTCTGTTGCTTTTCTAGGGATGTACGTAGCTTATCACATGACATCCAACTCGACACCTTATGGGGGTGAGGGAATTTTACGACCTATTTACTTCTTTATTTTGATTTCGCATATTGTTTTGTCAGTTATTATTATTCCCTTTGTATTGATTACATATGTAAGAGGTATTACGGGATCTTATGAAAGACATAAAAAAATAGCGCGTATCACTTATCCAATGTGGTTGTATGTGGCAGTTACTGGAGTGATTGTTTATTTGATGATTTCTCCTTATTACATTCATTAA
- a CDS encoding SCO family protein codes for MSQNTGRNKGIQTIMILAIVLLLPGFLYVVLNKSGMANSYSTLPIYGEKKVPGTTHRKWGRDLMDTIYHEVPNLSFVNYDGKKIQLFEQDSAITVIHLFYSRDQSFSTTLINNLNKITGEFRQSPNIKFYSITVDTSYDSPEVVTKYIKNIDPSGKSWYFLTKPSSDIFKFAKDGLLQDALTTSDVNKPFVIGSSYVLIDSKRRIRGFYDVTMKKEPERLADEIKLLTVEEIRNHPAKIETK; via the coding sequence ATGAGTCAAAATACTGGCAGAAATAAAGGTATTCAAACAATCATGATCCTGGCAATAGTATTATTATTGCCAGGATTTTTGTATGTAGTGTTGAATAAAAGTGGCATGGCCAATTCTTATTCCACTTTGCCTATTTATGGGGAGAAAAAAGTCCCTGGCACTACACATCGGAAATGGGGGCGCGATCTAATGGACACTATTTATCATGAAGTACCGAATCTTTCTTTCGTGAATTATGATGGTAAGAAAATCCAACTTTTCGAACAGGATAGTGCCATCACTGTTATTCATCTTTTCTATTCCCGAGACCAATCTTTCTCCACAACACTGATTAATAACTTGAATAAGATAACAGGAGAATTTAGACAAAGTCCCAATATCAAGTTTTATTCGATTACCGTAGATACGAGTTATGACAGCCCAGAGGTTGTCACCAAGTATATTAAAAATATTGATCCTTCAGGAAAGAGTTGGTATTTCTTAACAAAACCATCTTCTGATATTTTTAAATTTGCGAAAGATGGTCTACTTCAGGATGCTTTAACAACCAGTGATGTGAATAAACCTTTTGTTATTGGTTCATCTTATGTACTCATTGATTCGAAAAGAAGAATCCGAGGTTTTTATGATGTGACGATGAAGAAGGAGCCTGAACGTTTGGCCGATGAGATTAAATTATTGACGGTGGAAGAAATAAGGAACCATCCAGCTAAGATTGAAACAAAATAA
- a CDS encoding cytochrome C oxidase subunit IV family protein, which translates to MSQHQDHIAHDEHEHVEGMDKKGIWRIFFVLLALTSLEFLIALGFVHHWQILAKGALVNTIYIALTLVKAYYIVAYFMHLKFEKSSFIVTVSIVFIFIIYFIVLMLTEGNFLLHELQPHQLWENK; encoded by the coding sequence ATGTCACAACATCAAGATCATATTGCTCACGATGAGCACGAGCACGTAGAAGGAATGGATAAAAAAGGTATCTGGAGAATTTTCTTCGTCCTTTTGGCTTTAACTAGTTTAGAGTTCTTAATCGCATTGGGATTTGTTCATCACTGGCAAATTTTAGCGAAAGGTGCTTTGGTTAATACCATTTATATCGCGTTAACATTAGTAAAAGCATATTATATCGTTGCTTACTTTATGCACTTAAAATTTGAGAAATCTAGTTTTATTGTTACGGTAAGTATCGTCTTCATATTCATTATTTATTTTATCGTTTTAATGCTTACAGAAGGTAACTTCTTATTACATGAATTACAACCTCACCAATTGTGGGAAAATAAATAG
- a CDS encoding cytochrome c oxidase subunit 3 codes for MSTTVSQLDKVKTGPWNGGKSPWNLEYGKIMMWFFLVGDAFTFSAFLVYYGTQRFAHTTWPDADKIFQSIPVLAEHGQPLVFVGLMTFILIMSSVTMVLAVEAGHRNSKNEVVKWMLWTILGGICFVGCQAIEWTHLHHLGFWFGRNPATGLEGDAIKNALQPYFSHDISYTSALQFANLFFTITGFHGFHVSVGIVLNIIILCMTLNNTFENRGSYLMIEKVGLYWHFVDLVWVFVFTFFYLV; via the coding sequence ATGAGTACAACTGTATCACAATTGGATAAGGTAAAAACCGGTCCATGGAATGGTGGAAAATCACCTTGGAATTTGGAATACGGAAAAATCATGATGTGGTTTTTCTTAGTTGGGGATGCCTTTACATTTTCTGCGTTTTTAGTTTATTACGGAACGCAACGATTTGCACATACTACATGGCCAGATGCGGATAAGATCTTCCAATCTATACCAGTTCTTGCTGAGCATGGGCAACCGTTAGTTTTCGTCGGTCTTATGACTTTTATTTTGATTATGTCATCTGTCACTATGGTATTGGCTGTAGAAGCGGGGCATCGTAATTCGAAAAATGAAGTTGTCAAATGGATGCTTTGGACAATATTAGGTGGTATCTGTTTCGTCGGATGTCAAGCTATTGAGTGGACCCACTTACACCATTTGGGATTCTGGTTTGGTAGAAACCCAGCAACTGGCTTAGAGGGTGATGCCATTAAAAACGCTTTACAACCGTATTTCTCACATGATATCTCTTATACGTCAGCATTGCAATTTGCCAATCTGTTCTTTACAATCACTGGTTTCCACGGTTTCCACGTTAGTGTAGGTATTGTATTAAATATTATTATACTGTGCATGACGTTAAATAATACATTCGAAAATCGTGGTTCGTATTTGATGATTGAAAAGGTAGGTTTATACTGGCACTTTGTGGATTTAGTTTGGGTGTTTGTATTTACATTCTTCTATTTGGTATAA
- a CDS encoding heme-copper oxidase subunit III, whose amino-acid sequence MLDQREQQTDEKLVSRRAQKFSLWLGMLGMFMMFAALSSGFIVYTASGVDKGLKTLLPDTFIYSTIVIVLSSISIHFAYKAAQVGNLARQKALLFVTLILGLLFFVLQVNSWEILAERGIYFVNNNASQSFVYIFTGMHLAHIIAGVIVLIVALIGVFKPLPPDSNQFRMNLASIFWHFLDLLWIYIYVFLLLNQ is encoded by the coding sequence ATGTTAGATCAAAGAGAACAACAAACTGACGAGAAGTTAGTATCGCGAAGAGCTCAAAAATTTAGCCTATGGTTAGGTATGTTGGGAATGTTTATGATGTTTGCCGCACTATCAAGTGGTTTTATTGTCTATACGGCAAGTGGTGTGGACAAAGGTCTTAAAACATTATTACCAGATACGTTTATCTATAGTACGATCGTAATTGTTTTGAGTAGCATCAGTATTCATTTTGCTTATAAAGCAGCACAAGTGGGTAATTTGGCTAGACAAAAGGCATTACTGTTTGTTACCTTAATTTTGGGTCTCTTATTTTTTGTGCTACAAGTTAATTCTTGGGAAATATTGGCAGAGCGGGGCATTTATTTTGTTAATAATAATGCGTCACAGTCCTTTGTATATATTTTCACTGGAATGCACTTAGCACACATTATTGCGGGCGTGATCGTATTGATTGTAGCTTTAATAGGAGTGTTTAAACCACTTCCTCCAGATAGCAATCAATTCCGCATGAATTTGGCAAGTATTTTTTGGCATTTTCTCGATCTTTTATGGATTTATATATATGTTTTCTTACTTTTGAATCAATAA
- the cyoE gene encoding heme o synthase, whose product MKEFISDFKKLVKLRLTLTVVFSASISFLIGAKQLGGDILWFNWLLLTLGGFLVTGAANGFNEIIEKDLDKLMTRTADRPLPSGRMTTGQALILSLFMGILGTLVLVRLNFVAGLLSVFSILLYAFLYTPLKRKSPIAVFVGAFPGALPPLIGYFAAFSQDDLASYSQTNESAIIMIPFILFAIQFLWQFPHFWSLAWVIDDDYKQAGFRLLPTTKRDKVSAFMVFLSALLMIPAAFLPMYSGFGGWIFTTVSVIGGLFFTYYGFLLFKNQDIPSAKKVMFTSFFYLPITQLVLLFDFIPLK is encoded by the coding sequence ATGAAAGAATTTATTTCTGATTTCAAGAAATTAGTTAAGTTAAGACTGACATTAACGGTTGTTTTTTCGGCATCCATCTCTTTTTTGATCGGTGCCAAACAGTTAGGTGGAGATATTTTATGGTTCAATTGGTTGTTGCTGACGCTGGGAGGTTTCTTAGTGACAGGGGCAGCAAATGGATTCAATGAAATCATTGAAAAGGATCTGGACAAATTAATGACACGTACAGCAGACCGTCCTTTACCTTCGGGTAGAATGACAACAGGTCAGGCTTTGATCCTCAGCTTATTTATGGGGATTCTAGGAACTTTGGTTTTAGTACGTCTAAATTTTGTTGCCGGTTTGTTATCCGTGTTTTCTATCTTGTTATACGCTTTTTTGTATACGCCACTAAAAAGAAAATCGCCAATAGCTGTATTTGTAGGAGCTTTTCCTGGAGCATTGCCTCCCTTGATTGGATATTTTGCAGCATTCAGTCAAGATGATCTTGCTTCCTATAGTCAAACGAATGAGAGTGCAATCATTATGATTCCATTCATCTTATTCGCGATACAGTTTTTATGGCAATTTCCTCATTTCTGGTCCTTAGCTTGGGTCATTGATGATGATTATAAACAGGCTGGTTTTAGACTGTTGCCAACAACCAAAAGGGATAAAGTATCTGCATTTATGGTATTTCTTTCAGCATTACTGATGATACCTGCAGCGTTTCTTCCTATGTATTCTGGGTTTGGCGGATGGATCTTTACAACTGTTTCTGTAATTGGCGGATTGTTCTTTACTTATTATGGCTTTTTGCTATTTAAGAATCAGGATATTCCTTCGGCTAAAAAAGTGATGTTTACCTCATTTTTTTATCTACCTATTACACAACTAGTCTTATTATTTGACTTTATACCTTTGAAATAA